The following proteins come from a genomic window of Nicotiana tomentosiformis chromosome 12, ASM39032v3, whole genome shotgun sequence:
- the LOC138902702 gene encoding uncharacterized protein — MCKYHVTHGHRTEQLREEVARLFNEGHLQKFLSERAKNHFKNRDSNRQNEQEEPQHVIHMIFGGVDIPQGPIFKRTKVSIMREKRTRDYVPEETLSLNEEDTEGILQPHNDTLVIFVLMNKIQVKRVLIDPGSLANIIRSRVIEQLGLQDQIMPATRVLNGFNMASETTKGEITLPMNVAGTIQETKFHVIDGDMRYNALLRRRWIHNKRAVPSTLHQVLKFPTSEGVKTVYGEQPAAKEMFSVDEVIPISALSSTKGSNGK; from the coding sequence atgtgcaaatatcatgtcACCCATGGTCATAGAACAGAACAGctgagggaggaggtagcccgtttgTTCAACGAAGGGCATCTTCAAAAATTCTTAAGCGAACGGgctaaaaaccatttcaagaacagagattcaaacagacagaatgagcaagaagagccgcagcacgtgatccacatgatttttggaggggtcgatattcctcaagggcccatattcaaacgcaccaAGGTGTCGATCATGAGGGAAAAGCGGACACGAGACTACGTACCAGAAGAGACCTTATCTTTAAATGAAGAGGATACAGAGGGGATCTTACAACCCCACAACGACACACTGGTAATATttgtccttatgaataaaattcaagttaaacgtgttttgattgatccaggtagcttggcaaacattattcgatcgagggtcatagaacagctcggcctacaagatcaaatcaTGCCCGCAACCCGAGTACttaatggcttcaacatggcaagcgaaacCACTAAGGGTGAAATTACTTTGCCAATGaatgtggccgggaccatccaagaaacaaagttccatgtgatcgatggtgacatgaggtacaacgccctgctCAGAAGGCGTTGGATCCATAACAAgagggcagtgccctcgacccttcaccaagttctaAAGTTCCCAAcgtcggagggagtcaaaacagtgtacggggagCAACCCGCCGCCAAGGAAATGTTTTCAGTCGATGAAGTGATACCAATATCGGCACTCTCATCAACGAAGGGATCGAACGGAAAATAG
- the LOC138902703 gene encoding uncharacterized protein: MPTGKLAKWQILLSEFDIVYVTQKAIKGQDVTDHLAENLVDKDYELLTTYFSDEEVYFAGEDIVESYPGWRMFFDGATNFKGVGIGGFLISESGQHYPVSTKIRFPCTNNMAEYEACILGIRMAVDMNIKEHLVRGDSDQGEWIHPDKNYIDPIEIEIRDQHAYCFYGDEEPDAYRLQMNGVVEAANKNIKRILRKIVDNHRQWHEKLSFALLSYHTTMRIYTGATPYMLVYGTEPMILAKLEIPSLRVIQEAKLDDAKWIQVRQEQLMLIDEKRIDAVCHGQLYQNRMANAFNQRVNPRQIIPGYLVLKNIFPHQE; encoded by the exons ATGCCTACAGGAAAACTGGCCAAATGGCAGATTCTTCTtagcgaatttgacattgtgtacgtAACGCAGAAGGCCATCAAAGGACAAGACGTAACTGATCACCTTGCAGAAAATCTAGTAGACAAGGATTACGAACTGCTCACTACATACTTTTCGGACGAAGAAGTGTATTTCGCCGGAGAAGATATTGTAGAGTCATACCcaggttggagaatgttctttgaCGGAGCAACAAATTTTAAAGGAGTAGGAATCGGGGGATTCCTAATTTCAGAATCAGGACAGCAttacccggtatcaacaaagataaggttcccttgcaccaataatatggccgaGTACGAAGCATGCATCCTTGGGATTAGGATGGCGGTTGACATGAACATCAAGGAGCATCTAGTCAGAGGAGATTCTGATCAAGGAGAATGGATT CATCCAGATAAGAATTACATTGACCCTATCGAGATAGAGATCAGGGATCAACATGCGTACTGTTTTTATGGAGACGAAGAGCCAGACG CCTACAGACTGCAAATGAATGGAGTAGTTGAAGCagccaacaaaaacatcaaaaggattctgcgaaagatagtggacaatcataggcaatggcacgagaaattaTCCTTTGCCTTACTAAGCTATCACACCACCATGAGGATATACACTGGGGCAAcgccatacatgttggtatatggcacTGAACCTATGATACTCGCAAAGCTCGAGATACCATCTTTAAGAGTCATTCAAGAAGCCAAGTTAGACGATGCAAAGTGGATACAGGTCAGGCAGGAGCAACTTATGCTTATTGACGAGAAAAGAATAGATGCAGTATGCCATGGTCAGTTGTATCAAAATAGGATGGCCAATGCATTCAACCAAAGGGTAAATCCTCGCCAAATTATACCGGGGTACTTGGTTTTGAAAAACATATTCCCTCATCAAGAataa